The following coding sequences lie in one Corallococcus silvisoli genomic window:
- a CDS encoding FHA domain-containing protein, with product MVSVKQLRPFAGASLEAFRAASGSVALIQQPVEAVFRDVAPAMIGARTVGMAHRSRMGERLLAMLRDFDNLEVHFLQPNQDGEEFTVGRTDACDLMVPEPSVSQHHATLRWNAASGDFSVRDAQSMNGTFINGAPLAFKAQVMLHDGATLAFGDVQFLYLRAETLHEHLRLAVPGTPAP from the coding sequence ATGGTGTCCGTGAAACAGCTCCGCCCCTTCGCGGGCGCTTCGCTGGAAGCCTTCCGGGCCGCGTCCGGCTCCGTGGCCCTCATCCAGCAGCCCGTGGAGGCCGTCTTCCGCGACGTGGCCCCCGCCATGATTGGCGCGCGCACGGTGGGCATGGCGCACCGCTCGCGCATGGGCGAGCGCCTGCTCGCGATGCTGCGCGACTTCGACAACCTGGAGGTGCACTTCCTCCAGCCGAACCAGGACGGCGAGGAGTTCACCGTGGGCCGCACCGACGCGTGCGACCTCATGGTGCCGGAGCCGTCCGTGTCCCAGCACCACGCCACCCTGCGCTGGAACGCGGCCTCCGGGGACTTCTCCGTGCGCGACGCCCAGTCCATGAACGGCACGTTCATCAACGGCGCCCCCCTGGCCTTCAAGGCCCAGGTGATGCTCCACGACGGCGCCACGCTGGCCTTCGGCGACGTGCAGTTCCTCTACCTGCGCGCGGAGACGCTGCACGAACACCTGCGGCTCGCCGTGCCGGGCACGCCAGCCCCCTGA
- a CDS encoding SPFH domain-containing protein has product MGIFDSIKGEAQRNFIARADSAKGEIVYKYPEKNVRMKTQLTVDADEVALFVKDGKVEGKLGPGRHTLDTNNIPFLSRLLEGFTGGNMFMAEIFFVSNREHTGVKFGGPIGDVRDPETGLGIGTMVYGDFSIRVTEPEKLVVGLVGMGRASNEEFLGWFKGQVLKVTRDRTAELLVKKKWPLLDVTSGAYVEEMEQEILAGLKPHVDGYGLTIVRMGNFVVSIKPEDEVTLKKLSKDVAYSRLAGGFQQYAQGQAMLGASEGMAKGGGGSDGAMQGMGMGMGFGMAQMFANQQGHAQQRPAEPAQAAPPADTRSPAQRLKEIKELKDAGVLSDEEYNAKRAELMKLL; this is encoded by the coding sequence ATGGGGATCTTCGACAGCATCAAGGGCGAGGCGCAGCGGAACTTCATCGCCCGCGCGGACAGCGCGAAGGGTGAAATCGTCTACAAGTATCCGGAGAAGAACGTCCGGATGAAGACGCAGCTCACCGTGGACGCGGATGAGGTGGCGCTGTTCGTCAAGGACGGCAAGGTGGAGGGGAAGCTGGGCCCCGGTCGCCACACGCTGGACACGAACAACATCCCGTTCCTGTCGCGGCTCCTGGAGGGCTTCACCGGCGGCAACATGTTCATGGCGGAGATCTTCTTCGTCTCCAACCGCGAGCACACGGGCGTGAAGTTCGGCGGCCCCATTGGCGACGTGCGCGACCCGGAGACGGGCCTGGGCATCGGCACCATGGTGTACGGCGACTTCTCCATCCGCGTGACGGAGCCGGAGAAGCTGGTGGTCGGCCTGGTGGGCATGGGCCGCGCCTCCAACGAGGAGTTCCTGGGCTGGTTCAAGGGCCAGGTGCTCAAGGTGACGCGCGACCGCACCGCCGAGCTGCTGGTGAAGAAGAAGTGGCCGCTGCTGGACGTGACGAGCGGCGCCTACGTGGAGGAGATGGAGCAGGAGATCCTCGCCGGCCTCAAGCCGCACGTGGACGGCTACGGCCTCACCATCGTCCGCATGGGCAACTTCGTCGTCAGCATCAAGCCGGAGGACGAGGTCACGCTGAAGAAGCTGTCCAAGGACGTCGCGTACTCGCGGCTGGCCGGCGGCTTCCAGCAGTACGCCCAGGGCCAGGCGATGCTCGGCGCCTCCGAGGGCATGGCCAAGGGCGGTGGCGGCTCCGACGGCGCCATGCAGGGCATGGGCATGGGCATGGGGTTCGGCATGGCGCAGATGTTCGCCAACCAGCAGGGCCACGCGCAGCAGCGTCCCGCGGAGCCCGCCCAGGCGGCGCCCCCGGCGGACACGCGCAGCCCGGCGCAGCGGCTCAAGGAGATCAAGGAGCTGAAGGACGCGGGCGTGCTCTCCGACGAGGAGTACAACGCCAAGCGCGCGGAGCTGATGAAGCTGCTGTAG
- a CDS encoding ABC transporter permease subunit, giving the protein MAFRPRRALAVFWKDSLDLRKNVGLLLSMAVLPLVMVTVPIGVVWSYVRQPDHSDLRTVALFYDPTLPLGASAARFLIDKSLTDWFGMFLVMPVFIPILIASQSVAGEKERRTLEPLLSSPVSASELVAGKSLAALVPAVVMTWIAFALFCVGVDWVAWPLVGAPLMPNALWGFGVFVLAPLFAFFGNGVAVLISARVSEARMAQQLSALVVLPLVGLVGGQVAGVLKAGLGYYAIQGAVVLVLDFVLLWASIRLLDRERLVSRWG; this is encoded by the coding sequence ATGGCCTTCCGGCCGCGACGGGCGCTGGCGGTGTTCTGGAAGGACTCGCTGGACCTGCGCAAGAACGTGGGCCTGCTGCTGTCCATGGCGGTGCTGCCGCTGGTGATGGTGACGGTGCCCATTGGCGTGGTGTGGTCGTACGTGCGGCAGCCGGACCACTCCGACCTGCGCACGGTGGCGCTCTTCTACGACCCCACGCTGCCCCTGGGCGCGAGCGCGGCGCGCTTCCTCATCGACAAGTCGCTCACCGACTGGTTCGGCATGTTCCTGGTGATGCCCGTCTTCATCCCCATCCTCATCGCGTCCCAGAGCGTGGCGGGGGAGAAGGAGCGCCGCACGCTGGAGCCGCTGCTCTCGTCGCCGGTGTCCGCGTCGGAGCTGGTGGCGGGCAAGAGCCTGGCGGCGCTGGTGCCCGCGGTGGTGATGACCTGGATCGCGTTCGCCTTGTTCTGCGTGGGCGTGGACTGGGTGGCGTGGCCGCTGGTGGGGGCGCCGCTGATGCCCAACGCGCTGTGGGGCTTTGGCGTGTTCGTGCTGGCGCCGCTGTTCGCCTTCTTCGGCAACGGCGTCGCGGTGCTCATCTCCGCCCGCGTGAGCGAGGCGCGCATGGCGCAGCAGCTGTCCGCACTGGTGGTGCTGCCGCTGGTGGGGCTGGTGGGCGGCCAGGTCGCGGGCGTGCTCAAGGCCGGCCTGGGGTACTACGCCATCCAGGGCGCGGTGGTGCTGGTGCTGGACTTCGTCCTCTTGTGGGCCAGCATTCGCCTCCTCGACCGGGAACGTCTGGTCAGCCGCTGGGGTTGA
- a CDS encoding ABC transporter ATP-binding protein: protein MPRVDAPVEGGLRVRGLAKRFGERTAVEDLTFDVRPGEVFGLLGPNGAGKTTTVRMLTGLLKPSSGDAEVWGHSVTYDGEALRKVVGLLTEQPGLYDRLTARENLRFFIKLHELDDATAWPRAQHYLERFGLGGREDDPCGGFSKGMRQKLAIVRTLVHDPRVIFLDEPTSGLDPESARTVRDAVAELASEGRTIVLCSHNLAEVERLCERVAVVRRRLLALGPVRELRRSGQALDVRVEGDAESFRPALARLPFAPNVLLEGGRLRVMLADEAHAPDVVACLVAAGARVHSVVPAQRPLEEVYLDLLRAGEG, encoded by the coding sequence ATGCCGCGCGTGGACGCCCCCGTGGAGGGGGGCCTGCGCGTGCGCGGACTGGCGAAGCGCTTCGGCGAGCGCACCGCCGTGGAGGACCTCACCTTCGACGTGCGGCCCGGGGAGGTGTTCGGCCTCCTGGGCCCCAACGGCGCGGGCAAGACGACGACGGTGCGCATGCTGACGGGGCTGCTCAAGCCCTCCAGCGGCGACGCGGAGGTGTGGGGCCACTCCGTCACGTACGACGGTGAAGCCCTGCGCAAGGTGGTGGGCCTGCTGACCGAACAGCCCGGGCTCTACGACCGCCTCACCGCCCGGGAGAACCTGCGCTTCTTCATCAAGCTGCACGAGCTGGACGACGCCACCGCGTGGCCCCGGGCGCAGCACTACCTGGAGCGGTTCGGGCTGGGGGGCCGCGAGGACGACCCGTGCGGGGGCTTCAGCAAGGGCATGCGCCAGAAGCTGGCCATCGTGCGCACGCTGGTGCACGACCCGCGCGTCATCTTCCTGGACGAGCCCACGAGCGGCCTGGATCCGGAGTCCGCGCGCACCGTGCGCGACGCGGTGGCGGAGCTGGCCTCCGAGGGGCGCACCATCGTCCTGTGCTCGCACAACCTGGCGGAGGTGGAGCGGCTGTGCGAGCGCGTGGCCGTGGTGCGCCGCCGGCTGCTCGCGCTGGGGCCGGTGCGCGAGCTGCGCCGCTCGGGACAGGCGCTGGACGTGCGCGTGGAGGGGGACGCGGAGTCGTTCCGGCCCGCGCTGGCGAGGCTGCCCTTCGCGCCCAACGTGCTGCTGGAGGGCGGGCGCCTGCGGGTGATGCTGGCGGATGAAGCGCATGCGCCGGACGTGGTGGCGTGCCTGGTGGCGGCGGGCGCGCGCGTGCACAGCGTGGTGCCCGCGCAGCGGCCGCTGGAAGAGGTGTACCTGGACCTGCTGCGCGCAGGGGAGGGGTGA
- a CDS encoding ArnT family glycosyltransferase, producing the protein MASDGEKVSQGESTFTQAILGEETLTTAWAKRWQALPFSARMVLATAGFAALLFVPYLGAVGLWDPWETHYGEVGREMIQRGDYVYPFWENAWFFSKPPLTMWLQALGMNIVGALKSDGAMGLYTEWGMRMPFAILSITAVALLSLAVARVVSARAGLATGFVLSTMPLYFLLTRQTVTDTPFVTTFVCAMACALIAQLDDTTKHRAGWWYAFYVFAGLATLAKGLLGVGLPAVILVLYAVAAVIPWTRESLEAHLSWLFSGEARAQVRAGTRAMPVLWAQMYRMKLGTGILTFAAVAVPWYLTLCLFNGVDDEGKLFWYRFFIHDHLNRLTAGVYTTTPGGSFTYFIEQGGFAIFPWVALVPGAFAVVSRLKLRSRDKADHLALIAVLWVAFAFYLLASSATKFHHYVFPVLPGLAILIALFVDRLWKDGVAEHSVSLIFGLVLFILVGKDLAENPKDFTDLFVFNYDRPYPQDLVTKPIAFFSSRALWMGDLVTLVLLAFGVYLAFEAFSSKSKAERPAAARAVALGLLLTGVASLVAVATQGQVSAMGLWGVALALLAGFLFWQASRPEEAPGRTVLQTVGFGLALVGVMLAVRGFKGPPASDALFKAFSGTVNVKVGLGFAFGVAGMLAVVAALQRSRVLLFSTFWGLAAGLALWFNWGHWVDLSHHWTQRDLFWRYYAQRQPGEPIAAYMMNWRGETFYSRNTVEQFRAGDANTRMRQFASRPGREWALVEHNRLSLLRNAVGSDKTVTLIDRDINNKFVLVTIE; encoded by the coding sequence GTGGCAAGCGACGGCGAAAAGGTTTCGCAGGGGGAATCCACCTTCACCCAGGCCATCCTGGGCGAGGAAACCCTGACGACGGCATGGGCGAAGCGGTGGCAGGCCCTGCCCTTCAGCGCTCGCATGGTCCTGGCGACCGCGGGCTTCGCGGCGCTGCTCTTCGTGCCCTACCTGGGCGCGGTCGGCCTGTGGGACCCCTGGGAGACGCACTACGGCGAAGTGGGCCGGGAGATGATCCAGCGCGGCGACTACGTCTATCCCTTCTGGGAGAACGCGTGGTTCTTCTCCAAGCCGCCCCTCACCATGTGGCTGCAGGCCCTGGGGATGAACATCGTCGGCGCGCTGAAGAGCGACGGCGCCATGGGCCTCTACACGGAGTGGGGCATGCGCATGCCCTTCGCCATCCTCAGCATCACCGCCGTGGCGCTGCTGTCCCTGGCGGTGGCGCGGGTGGTGAGCGCGCGGGCGGGGTTGGCCACGGGCTTCGTGCTGTCCACCATGCCGCTGTACTTCCTGCTCACGCGGCAGACCGTCACCGACACGCCGTTCGTCACCACCTTCGTGTGCGCCATGGCGTGCGCGCTCATCGCCCAGTTGGATGACACGACGAAGCACCGCGCCGGCTGGTGGTACGCCTTCTACGTGTTCGCGGGGCTGGCCACGCTGGCCAAGGGCCTGCTGGGCGTGGGGCTGCCGGCGGTCATCCTGGTGCTGTACGCGGTCGCCGCCGTCATCCCGTGGACCCGCGAGAGCCTGGAGGCGCACCTGAGCTGGCTCTTCAGCGGGGAGGCCCGCGCCCAGGTGCGCGCGGGCACCCGGGCGATGCCGGTGCTGTGGGCGCAGATGTACCGGATGAAGCTGGGCACGGGCATCCTCACCTTCGCGGCCGTGGCGGTGCCCTGGTACCTGACGCTGTGCCTCTTCAACGGCGTGGACGACGAGGGCAAGCTGTTCTGGTACCGCTTCTTCATCCACGACCACCTGAACCGCCTCACCGCGGGCGTGTACACCACCACGCCGGGCGGGTCGTTCACCTACTTCATCGAGCAGGGCGGCTTCGCCATCTTCCCGTGGGTGGCGCTGGTGCCCGGCGCGTTCGCGGTCGTGTCGCGCCTCAAGCTGCGGTCCCGGGACAAGGCGGACCACCTGGCGCTCATCGCCGTCCTGTGGGTGGCGTTCGCGTTCTACCTGCTGGCCTCCAGCGCGACGAAGTTCCACCACTACGTGTTCCCGGTGCTGCCGGGGCTGGCCATCCTCATCGCGCTGTTCGTGGACCGGCTGTGGAAGGACGGCGTCGCCGAGCACTCGGTGAGCCTCATCTTCGGGCTGGTGCTGTTCATCCTGGTGGGCAAGGACCTGGCGGAGAACCCCAAGGACTTCACCGACCTGTTCGTCTTCAACTACGACCGGCCCTATCCGCAGGACCTGGTCACCAAGCCCATCGCGTTCTTCTCCTCGCGCGCCCTGTGGATGGGCGACCTGGTGACGCTGGTGCTGCTGGCGTTCGGCGTGTACCTGGCCTTCGAGGCCTTCTCCTCCAAGAGCAAGGCGGAGCGCCCGGCCGCCGCGCGCGCGGTGGCGCTGGGGCTGCTGCTCACCGGCGTGGCCTCGCTGGTCGCGGTGGCCACGCAGGGGCAGGTGTCCGCGATGGGGCTGTGGGGCGTGGCGCTGGCGCTGCTCGCGGGCTTCCTCTTCTGGCAGGCGTCGCGGCCGGAGGAGGCGCCGGGGCGCACGGTGCTCCAGACGGTGGGCTTCGGCCTCGCGCTCGTGGGCGTGATGCTGGCGGTGCGCGGCTTCAAGGGCCCGCCCGCGTCGGACGCGCTCTTCAAGGCCTTCTCCGGCACCGTCAACGTGAAGGTGGGCCTGGGCTTCGCGTTCGGCGTGGCCGGCATGCTGGCGGTGGTGGCCGCGCTGCAGCGCTCGCGCGTGCTGCTGTTCAGCACGTTCTGGGGGCTGGCCGCGGGCCTGGCGCTCTGGTTCAACTGGGGCCACTGGGTGGACCTGTCCCACCACTGGACGCAGCGCGACCTGTTCTGGCGCTACTACGCCCAGCGGCAGCCGGGGGAGCCCATCGCCGCGTACATGATGAACTGGCGCGGAGAGACGTTCTACTCGCGCAACACGGTGGAGCAGTTCCGCGCGGGTGACGCCAACACGCGCATGCGCCAGTTCGCGTCGCGGCCCGGCCGTGAGTGGGCGCTGGTGGAGCACAACCGTTTGTCGCTGCTGCGCAACGCGGTGGGCTCCGACAAGACCGTCACCCTCATCGACCGGGACATCAACAACAAGTTCGTCCTGGTGACCATCGAGTGA
- a CDS encoding rhomboid family intramembrane serine protease encodes MDALIHWGAKSGPLVTDAGQGWRLLSANLLHRDGLHLGLNLLVFAGVGTAVERACRWWDFVALLTVSGLATMTGSLWWSPAVSVGASGWVFGCVGALLVMGRRARSGPGARFRWFSGENALPTVLVFLWLGWTSVGVDNAGHLGGLLAGLLVGVLPRSRAWGAGLARAGLLVGLVGLGAAAVVAERSGWRVERDDGFGLAVSLPDGWRREEDGQGRRAFSNGLSGLGRASLSAEAIEAGEPGDGSAQARHFRDEALVPGVAGPEGRTVSVGGVEPASLGGRPAQRIRAELEGPGGRTHLIAWFVPRGEWVYRLVFTWPQAYPAYGRVVERMTAEVRFEEPASLRFARARALLVPGVAGPLRELGHALRRWGLPADAVEPLASAVRLAPADVDTRVELARAFFESGQVDEGCHAAAEARVYGPSDTGALEAGVRCELARGDTAGALLRLEEARRVDPRDARLRAVEGALKAALETSEP; translated from the coding sequence GTGGATGCGCTGATCCACTGGGGGGCCAAGTCAGGGCCGCTGGTGACGGACGCGGGCCAGGGCTGGCGGCTCCTGTCCGCCAACCTCCTCCACCGGGACGGGCTGCACCTGGGGCTCAACCTGCTGGTGTTCGCCGGAGTGGGCACCGCGGTGGAGCGAGCGTGCCGGTGGTGGGACTTCGTGGCGCTGCTCACCGTGTCGGGTCTGGCGACGATGACGGGCTCGCTCTGGTGGTCCCCAGCGGTGAGCGTGGGCGCATCCGGGTGGGTGTTCGGCTGCGTGGGCGCGCTGCTGGTGATGGGGCGGCGCGCGCGGTCGGGACCGGGGGCGCGCTTCCGGTGGTTCTCCGGAGAGAACGCGCTTCCCACGGTGCTTGTCTTCCTGTGGCTCGGCTGGACGAGCGTGGGCGTGGACAACGCGGGGCACCTGGGGGGGCTGCTGGCGGGCTTGCTCGTGGGCGTCCTTCCCCGCTCCCGGGCGTGGGGGGCCGGACTCGCGCGGGCGGGGCTGTTGGTGGGGCTCGTGGGGCTGGGCGCGGCGGCGGTGGTGGCGGAGCGCTCGGGGTGGCGCGTGGAGCGTGACGACGGCTTCGGGTTGGCGGTGTCGCTGCCGGACGGGTGGCGCAGGGAGGAGGACGGACAGGGGCGGCGGGCCTTCTCCAACGGACTCTCGGGCCTGGGTCGGGCCTCGCTCTCCGCGGAGGCCATCGAAGCGGGTGAGCCTGGGGACGGCTCCGCGCAGGCCCGGCACTTCCGGGATGAGGCGCTGGTGCCTGGCGTGGCGGGGCCCGAGGGGCGCACGGTGTCGGTGGGCGGAGTGGAGCCCGCGTCGCTGGGCGGCCGACCCGCGCAGCGGATCCGCGCGGAGCTGGAGGGCCCCGGTGGGCGGACGCACCTGATTGCGTGGTTCGTGCCCCGGGGCGAGTGGGTGTACCGGCTGGTCTTCACCTGGCCCCAGGCCTACCCCGCGTATGGACGCGTGGTGGAGCGGATGACGGCGGAGGTGCGCTTCGAGGAGCCCGCGAGCCTGCGCTTCGCCCGGGCCCGTGCACTGCTGGTGCCGGGCGTCGCGGGGCCGCTGCGCGAGCTGGGGCACGCGCTGCGGCGATGGGGGCTGCCAGCGGATGCGGTGGAGCCCCTGGCCTCGGCGGTGCGGCTGGCCCCGGCGGACGTCGACACGCGAGTGGAGCTGGCCCGCGCGTTCTTCGAGTCCGGGCAGGTGGACGAGGGGTGTCACGCGGCGGCCGAAGCGCGGGTGTACGGGCCCTCCGATACGGGCGCGCTGGAGGCGGGGGTTCGGTGTGAGCTGGCGCGGGGGGACACCGCGGGCGCCCTGCTGCGCTTGGAGGAGGCCCGCCGCGTGGATCCTCGCGACGCGCGGCTTCGCGCGGTCGAGGGCGCTCTGAAGGCGGCGCTCGAAACGTCAGAGCCGTAG
- a CDS encoding FHA domain-containing protein: protein MLKLIIEDDEGRKTVVPFVRDEITIGRQEGNTIRLTERNVSRRHARLVRLNGHVVLEDLGSYNGTRINGERVAGQLPLKEGDLIQIGDYDLALQVEGAANAGPPAGAITAKVPASRRPEPEEDDAPRATMSDGEDEEEEDDDGDEHDHTPPSAADVRRNATSIIRMDQMEADRPRRVERVPEDEQPRLLVLGPTEFKGQEYDCNRTELRIGRTSENDVALDHRSLSRTHAKIVREETGEWRVIDMQSANGLTVNGESYAQATLAHGDIIEMGHVKLRFVGPGSLAEDIAAQGRSGSKKMLVAAVIAFVSIGAGAALFVVKGQDLLPKPPDATPPVVAEQQTPPEPAQDPKPPETVATRPTPPDKTAPETPAVDPKALEQEFEKTLAAAELDKAGAAIASLQQVKGYPGARLKDYQRRLDVETKAKQQIDAAEAALQGNRPTDAGSALKGFPTNTVAFASRYETVKKQADEAQRLAAEAAATSAKPPQLASEYMKNKKAADVVRDIGDIQAKVRAVLKEDANGALAIAKDCAALAPNLPECHLMLGVTYATLKDFKMSVDHYTKFLTLTEDGYPKRDLVIKALAKINGTSAPTQNPPASSNGE from the coding sequence GTGCTGAAGCTCATCATCGAAGACGACGAGGGGCGCAAGACCGTTGTTCCCTTCGTGCGCGACGAAATCACCATTGGCCGTCAGGAGGGCAACACGATCCGCCTGACCGAGCGGAACGTGTCACGTCGACACGCCCGGCTGGTGCGCCTCAATGGACACGTCGTGCTCGAAGACCTGGGGAGCTACAACGGCACCCGGATCAACGGCGAGCGCGTCGCAGGCCAGCTCCCTCTCAAGGAGGGCGACCTCATCCAGATCGGCGACTACGATCTGGCATTGCAGGTCGAGGGCGCGGCCAACGCCGGCCCCCCCGCTGGCGCCATCACCGCCAAGGTGCCCGCCTCCCGCCGGCCAGAGCCGGAGGAGGACGACGCCCCTCGCGCCACCATGTCGGATGGGGAGGACGAGGAGGAGGAGGACGACGACGGCGACGAGCACGACCACACGCCCCCGTCGGCGGCGGATGTGCGCCGCAACGCGACCTCCATCATCCGCATGGACCAGATGGAGGCCGACCGGCCGCGCCGCGTGGAGCGCGTCCCGGAGGACGAGCAGCCCCGGCTGCTCGTGCTCGGCCCCACGGAGTTCAAGGGCCAGGAGTACGACTGCAACCGCACGGAGCTGCGGATCGGCCGGACGTCGGAGAACGACGTCGCGCTGGACCACCGCTCGCTGTCCCGGACGCACGCGAAGATCGTGCGCGAGGAGACGGGGGAGTGGCGGGTCATCGACATGCAGTCGGCCAACGGGCTGACGGTCAACGGCGAGAGCTACGCCCAGGCGACGCTGGCGCACGGCGACATCATCGAGATGGGCCACGTGAAGCTGCGCTTCGTGGGTCCGGGCTCGCTGGCGGAGGACATCGCCGCGCAGGGCCGCTCCGGCTCCAAGAAGATGCTGGTGGCCGCGGTGATTGCGTTCGTGTCCATTGGCGCGGGCGCGGCGCTCTTCGTGGTCAAGGGACAGGACCTCCTGCCCAAGCCGCCGGACGCCACGCCGCCCGTGGTCGCCGAACAACAGACGCCCCCGGAGCCGGCGCAGGACCCGAAGCCGCCGGAGACCGTGGCGACCCGTCCCACGCCCCCGGACAAGACCGCCCCGGAGACACCCGCGGTCGACCCGAAGGCGCTGGAACAAGAGTTCGAGAAGACGCTCGCGGCCGCGGAGCTCGACAAGGCCGGCGCGGCCATCGCCTCCCTCCAGCAGGTGAAGGGCTACCCGGGCGCCCGGCTCAAGGACTACCAGCGACGGCTGGACGTGGAGACCAAGGCCAAGCAGCAAATCGACGCCGCGGAGGCGGCGCTCCAGGGCAACCGGCCCACCGACGCCGGCAGCGCGCTCAAGGGCTTCCCGACGAACACGGTGGCCTTCGCCAGCCGCTACGAGACGGTCAAGAAGCAGGCGGACGAGGCCCAGCGGCTTGCCGCGGAGGCTGCGGCAACCTCGGCGAAGCCACCCCAGCTGGCGTCCGAGTACATGAAGAACAAGAAGGCCGCCGACGTCGTCCGGGACATCGGCGACATCCAGGCCAAGGTGCGGGCTGTCCTCAAGGAGGACGCCAATGGAGCGCTGGCGATCGCCAAGGATTGCGCCGCGCTGGCTCCGAATCTCCCCGAGTGCCACCTGATGCTGGGCGTGACGTACGCCACGCTCAAGGACTTCAAGATGAGCGTGGACCACTACACGAAGTTCCTCACGCTCACCGAAGACGGCTATCCCAAACGGGATCTGGTGATCAAAGCATTGGCCAAGATCAACGGGACATCTGCCCCCACCCAGAATCCCCCCGCCTCAAGCAATGGCGAATAG
- a CDS encoding response regulator → MQIRILVVDDEQDNCDYLKLVLTREGYEVVTTTDPTQTVDILRGSDFHLVILDMMMPQMSGTEVLELIRKYDTDIAVIVATAYPTVDTAVASLKAQASDYVKKPMEPEQFTAAVRNALQKKGLSQDPEADLHRAIGRTIRDARKTQELTLKQLARRTGLSVSLLSQIERAESSASISSLYKIASALQLRMGELFGDT, encoded by the coding sequence GTGCAGATTCGCATCCTGGTAGTTGATGACGAGCAGGACAACTGCGACTACCTCAAGCTGGTGCTGACCCGTGAAGGCTATGAGGTGGTCACCACCACGGACCCCACTCAAACGGTGGACATCCTCCGGGGCTCCGACTTCCACCTCGTCATCCTCGACATGATGATGCCGCAGATGTCCGGGACCGAGGTCCTGGAGCTGATCCGCAAGTACGACACGGACATCGCGGTCATCGTCGCCACGGCGTACCCCACCGTGGATACGGCCGTCGCGTCGCTCAAGGCGCAGGCGTCCGACTACGTGAAGAAGCCCATGGAGCCGGAGCAGTTCACGGCCGCCGTGCGCAACGCGTTGCAGAAGAAGGGCCTGTCCCAGGACCCGGAAGCCGACCTGCACCGCGCCATTGGCCGCACCATCCGCGACGCGCGCAAGACGCAAGAGCTCACGCTCAAGCAGCTCGCCCGCCGCACCGGCCTGTCCGTGTCGCTGCTGTCCCAGATTGAACGCGCGGAGTCCTCCGCGTCCATCTCGTCGCTCTACAAGATCGCCTCCGCGCTTCAGCTGCGCATGGGCGAGCTGTTCGGCGACACCTAG
- a CDS encoding enoyl-CoA hydratase/isomerase family protein, translated as MKPTLEVEDREGGVRVLTVSNPSRRNALDDALLARLDAALEPASHVRALLVRGQGGHFCAGYDLTHLGPPGADGRLPDDALVACLLKLERHPAPSVALVQGGAVGAGFDLAASCDFRVGAQDAFFLMPPARLGIVYSPEGLARAVRLVGLSRAKQLFLTARRLPAAEALTWGLLDECPEDAEARALALCATLAAGAPKAVSGMKEAFGLLSRSGVSPEDVARLRQVRGEAFGSDDAKEGRAAFLEKRAPRFTGR; from the coding sequence ATGAAGCCCACGCTGGAGGTGGAGGATCGCGAGGGCGGCGTCCGGGTGCTGACCGTCTCCAACCCGTCGCGGCGCAACGCGCTGGATGACGCGTTGCTGGCCCGGCTGGACGCGGCGCTGGAGCCCGCCTCCCACGTGCGCGCGCTGCTGGTGCGCGGGCAGGGAGGGCACTTCTGCGCGGGCTATGACTTGACGCACCTGGGGCCACCGGGCGCGGACGGGCGGCTGCCGGATGACGCGCTGGTGGCGTGCCTGCTGAAGCTGGAGCGGCACCCGGCGCCGTCGGTGGCGCTGGTGCAGGGCGGCGCGGTGGGGGCGGGCTTCGACCTGGCGGCCTCCTGTGACTTCCGCGTGGGCGCGCAGGACGCGTTCTTCCTCATGCCTCCGGCCCGGCTGGGCATCGTGTACTCGCCGGAGGGCCTGGCGCGCGCGGTGCGGCTGGTGGGGCTGTCGCGGGCCAAGCAGCTGTTCCTCACGGCGCGGCGGCTGCCGGCGGCGGAGGCGCTCACGTGGGGGCTGCTGGACGAGTGCCCCGAGGACGCGGAAGCCCGCGCGCTGGCGCTGTGCGCGACGCTGGCCGCGGGGGCGCCAAAGGCGGTGTCGGGGATGAAGGAGGCGTTCGGGCTGCTGTCGCGCTCCGGGGTGTCCCCGGAGGACGTCGCGCGGCTGCGTCAGGTGCGCGGCGAGGCGTTTGGCAGTGACGACGCCAAGGAGGGGCGCGCGGCCTTCCTGGAGAAGCGCGCGCCCCGGTTCACCGGTCGCTAG
- a CDS encoding biotin/lipoyl-binding carrier protein has protein sequence MADVAAHITGTVWKIEVKVGDTVEPGTTLVILESMKMEMPVEAEEGGTVKEIRCKESQAVNEGDVLVVLG, from the coding sequence ATGGCGGACGTTGCGGCGCACATCACGGGCACGGTGTGGAAGATCGAAGTGAAGGTGGGCGACACGGTGGAGCCCGGCACCACGCTCGTCATCCTCGAGTCGATGAAGATGGAGATGCCGGTGGAGGCCGAAGAGGGCGGCACCGTGAAGGAGATCCGCTGCAAGGAGTCGCAGGCGGTCAACGAGGGCGACGTCCTCGTGGTGCTCGGCTAG